The Gopherus evgoodei ecotype Sinaloan lineage chromosome 8, rGopEvg1_v1.p, whole genome shotgun sequence genome includes a region encoding these proteins:
- the LRRC42 gene encoding leucine-rich repeat-containing protein 42 isoform X2, whose translation MSYCLKSESLLDTGPIYVRENGHLYMVNQGSGTVKNATPKPRPFRLFSKGFSVELCMNREDDSARRERTDHFIFTYTKEGNLRYSAKSLFGLVLGYISDNVDHIDSLIGFPEQIAEKLFSAAEARQKFTEPVTGLRALQKFTEAYGSLVLCSLCLQNRYLVIAEKLEEIKSFRELTCLDLSCCKLGDNHELLEHITKEALSSVTRLLLKDNCLSDAGLRKMTAPVRVMKRGLENLSVLDLSCNPEITDTGIGYLFSFKKLNYLDISETGLKTVLQWEQLAMKTVKPKENLKSRTAAQHFYGKRRRIEEPVKCTLVQTRAKDSENLQFYKDKVQNCHFPLLKKEAAASHQLKKNKEKSLTEQERERTSKQKHMCLTMEDWDLLNTY comes from the exons ATGTCTTACTGCCTCAAGTCAGAAAGCCTTTTGGACACAGGCCCAATATATGTGCGTGAAAATGGGCACCTGTATATGGTAAATCAGGGTTCTGGCACTGTAAAAAATGCCACTCCAAAACCAAGGCCTTTTAGACTATTTTCCAAAGGATTCTCTGTGGAGCTTTGTATGAACAGAGAAGATGACAgtgcaaggagagagagaacagatcaTTTCATCTTTACTTATACTAAGGAGGGGAATCTCCGGTACTCAGCCAAGTCTCTCTTTGGCTTAGTGTTGGGTTATATTTCTGACAATGTTGATCATATTGATTCGTTGATTGGCTTTCCAGAGCAGATTGCTGAAAAGCTTTTTTCTGCTGCAGAAGCAAGGCAAAAATTCACAGAACCAGTTACAGGACTCAGAGCACTACAAAAATTTACTGAGGCTTATGGAAGTCTGGTGCTTTGTTCATTATGTTTACAGAATAG ATATCTGGTTATTGCTGAAAAACTTGAAGAAATTAAGTCTTTCAGGGAGCTGACCTGCTTGGATCTTTCCTGTTGTAAACTTGGAGATAACCATGAATTGCTGGAACATATCACCAAAGAAGCTCTGTCTAG TGTAACTCGACTCCTCTTGAAGGATAATTGTTTGTCAGATGCAGGCCTTCGCAAAATGACAGCACCAGTTCGAGTGATGAAAAGGGGACTTGAAAATCTTTCTGTATTAGATTTGTCTT GTAACCCTGAAATCACTGATACAGGAATTGGGTACCTTTTTTCTTTCAAGAAGCTGAATTATTTGGATATTTCTGAAACAGGTCTCAAG ACAGTGTTGCAGTGGGAGCAGTTGGCTATGAAAACTGTCAAGCCCAAGGAAAACTTGAAGTCCAGAACGGCAGCTCAACACTTCT ATGGAAAGAGACGCAGGATAGAAGAACCAGTCAAGTGCACATTGGTGCAGACTAGAGCAAAAGATTCTGAAAACTTGCAGTTCTATAAGGATAAAGTACAAAATTGCCAtttccctttattaaaaaaggaGGCTGCAGCTAGCCaccaattaaagaaaaataaagagaaaagttTAACTGAACAAGAGAGAGAACGAACTTCAAAGCAGAAGCACATGTGCCTGACCATGGAAGATTGGGACTTGTTGAATACCTATTGA
- the LRRC42 gene encoding leucine-rich repeat-containing protein 42 isoform X1, protein MSYCLKSESLLDTGPIYVRENGHLYMVNQGSGTVKNATPKPRPFRLFSKGFSVELCMNREDDSARRERTDHFIFTYTKEGNLRYSAKSLFGLVLGYISDNVDHIDSLIGFPEQIAEKLFSAAEARQKFTEPVTGLRALQKFTEAYGSLVLCSLCLQNRYLVIAEKLEEIKSFRELTCLDLSCCKLGDNHELLEHITKEALSSVTRLLLKDNCLSDAGLRKMTAPVRVMKRGLENLSVLDLSCNPEITDTGIGYLFSFKKLNYLDISETGLKDVKAVIQRLQTQISLVHSKVPLKEFDHSNCKTEGWAEQTVLQWEQLAMKTVKPKENLKSRTAAQHFYGKRRRIEEPVKCTLVQTRAKDSENLQFYKDKVQNCHFPLLKKEAAASHQLKKNKEKSLTEQERERTSKQKHMCLTMEDWDLLNTY, encoded by the exons ATGTCTTACTGCCTCAAGTCAGAAAGCCTTTTGGACACAGGCCCAATATATGTGCGTGAAAATGGGCACCTGTATATGGTAAATCAGGGTTCTGGCACTGTAAAAAATGCCACTCCAAAACCAAGGCCTTTTAGACTATTTTCCAAAGGATTCTCTGTGGAGCTTTGTATGAACAGAGAAGATGACAgtgcaaggagagagagaacagatcaTTTCATCTTTACTTATACTAAGGAGGGGAATCTCCGGTACTCAGCCAAGTCTCTCTTTGGCTTAGTGTTGGGTTATATTTCTGACAATGTTGATCATATTGATTCGTTGATTGGCTTTCCAGAGCAGATTGCTGAAAAGCTTTTTTCTGCTGCAGAAGCAAGGCAAAAATTCACAGAACCAGTTACAGGACTCAGAGCACTACAAAAATTTACTGAGGCTTATGGAAGTCTGGTGCTTTGTTCATTATGTTTACAGAATAG ATATCTGGTTATTGCTGAAAAACTTGAAGAAATTAAGTCTTTCAGGGAGCTGACCTGCTTGGATCTTTCCTGTTGTAAACTTGGAGATAACCATGAATTGCTGGAACATATCACCAAAGAAGCTCTGTCTAG TGTAACTCGACTCCTCTTGAAGGATAATTGTTTGTCAGATGCAGGCCTTCGCAAAATGACAGCACCAGTTCGAGTGATGAAAAGGGGACTTGAAAATCTTTCTGTATTAGATTTGTCTT GTAACCCTGAAATCACTGATACAGGAATTGGGTACCTTTTTTCTTTCAAGAAGCTGAATTATTTGGATATTTCTGAAACAGGTCTCAAG GATGTTAAGGCTGTCATTCAGAGGCTCCAGACCCAAATAAGCTTAGTTCATTCAAAAGTGCCTCTGAAAGAATTTGATCATAGTAACTGCAAAACAGAGGGATGGGCAGAACag ACAGTGTTGCAGTGGGAGCAGTTGGCTATGAAAACTGTCAAGCCCAAGGAAAACTTGAAGTCCAGAACGGCAGCTCAACACTTCT ATGGAAAGAGACGCAGGATAGAAGAACCAGTCAAGTGCACATTGGTGCAGACTAGAGCAAAAGATTCTGAAAACTTGCAGTTCTATAAGGATAAAGTACAAAATTGCCAtttccctttattaaaaaaggaGGCTGCAGCTAGCCaccaattaaagaaaaataaagagaaaagttTAACTGAACAAGAGAGAGAACGAACTTCAAAGCAGAAGCACATGTGCCTGACCATGGAAGATTGGGACTTGTTGAATACCTATTGA